The genome window TGGCAGTGGTTTCAGGGGATTCTCGTTGGCGCATAATGTTCGCTCCGAAAAAGAAGTAGATGAACTGGTAGCATCCCTGGAAGCAAAAGGTGTTACCGTTCTCAAGCAGCCTGAAAAAGTGTTCTGGGGTGGCTACAGCAGTTACATCTCCGACCCGGATGACAACCTCTGGGAGATTGCATACAATCCGTTCATGCCAATGGATGCTGCTGGCAATACAGAGAGTATTCATTGATCTTCAGTATCAAGAATAAATGAAGAGAGTTATCTATTACACTGCAATAATACTGATGTATTTAGCAGTTCCATTCTGTATTTTGAGCTTCCTAGGTACTGCTGTTAGCATGAAGTATGAAGTAGATCATGGAAGGTTTGCAGTTGAAACAAATGAGAAACTTACAGAATCGGAGAAGGTAATAGAGTTGCAGGAAATAAATAAATATGAAGC of Pontibacter deserti contains these proteins:
- a CDS encoding VOC family protein, translating into MEQRITLITLGVKNLQRSRDFYINTFGWKPLDTSNESIVFFQLNGIQLALFPQESLADDAGVPADGSGFRGFSLAHNVRSEKEVDELVASLEAKGVTVLKQPEKVFWGGYSSYISDPDDNLWEIAYNPFMPMDAAGNTESIH